In Rhodospirillales bacterium, the genomic window AGCTGCCGCGGGTAGCTGGTCTCGCGGCCCGACAGCCCGACCAGCTCGATCATCTCCATCGCGCGCTCCACTCGGGTGTGCTTGTCGACACCCTGGACCTGGAGCGGAAAGGCGACGTTCTCGACCACGGAAAGATGCGGCAGCAGTCCGAAGTTCTGGAACACCATGCCCATCTTGTGCCGCCGGATGTCGATCAGCTGTTCCTTGCTGACGCGCAACAGGTCCTTACCATCAAGGATGACCTCGCCGGCGGTCGGTTCGACCAGACGCGACAGGCAGCGGACGATCGTGGACTTGCCCGAACCCGACAGGCCCATGATGATAAAAATCTCGCCCACGTGAACGTCGAAGCTGACATCGCAGGCCGCCCCGATGTGGCCGCTCTCGCGGACCTTCGCGACCAGAGCCCGGGGATCGGGCACATTGCCGTCACCATTCGAAAAAAAGCTGTCAGCATCGGGCCCATAGACCTTCCAGACATGTCGACAGGTCACCTTCACGTCGCGCTCAGACGCCTCTGCCATCTCCACCTCACCTGGACCGTCGCTCTTCGGCGTTTCGGCCCAGTCCTTCATGTTCCCGGTTGCTGCCTCCAAGGCGCGAACATGACAGACTAGTCTCGCGCGCCCCTCACCGTCCACTACCCCGCAAGAGCCTCGAGGAGTGACGCGAATGGCCCGGAACCTGCCTTGTTTCCAGAAAACGGGTGACAGACGTCACGCTTGCCGTTCCTGCGTCGATTTGCCCCGGTGACGGCGGTCTCGCCTCCGTGATCGCTGCTGTCGATTCCGTAACATGGGTCTTACATGCTCCCTTGAGCGCGGATCATGTGAAATTGAGGTTTGAGAGGTCCTTGCGCCGGCACATGGGAGCGGAACGGGAATCCGCGCTGTGGGAGAGGGTCGTGACCGAGGTGTTCCTGAGCGGCGATGGAGAAGTCGAACGAAGCCATGCAGGAGGTTGCCGCCTGCATCGGCCGCATCGTCACCGATGAGCGGACCGAGGCGCTCGTTCTGATCCCCACCAACGTCGACCGTTTCCTGATGCGCGCCTGTAGCGTGGAGGCGCTCACACAGGTGATGGGACCGGTGAACGACTCGGACGAGATCAAGCCGTCCATCTCCAACGACCCCAGCGGCGACCCCAGCGGCTGAACGACAAGCTTCAGTTCATTCCAGAAAAAGTCGATATTTCAATTGCAACTCACTCGCACTCGCGTTTACGATGCCGCCATCACCAGAGACGAAGGGGTCATCATGCGATTGAGAGTCCTTGCGGCAGCAGCGGTCGCTGCCGGGTTTCACACGACAACGGCGCAGGCAGGAGATGTCGGGGACGTCCTTGCAACTTACACCGACATTGCACACGCGGCCTACGAAGACTCCCTGATCCGCGCCCGGGAGCTCGACGTCGCGATCGACACCCTGATCGCCGCGCCGACCGACGCCAACATGGCACGCGCCCGGGAAGCGTGGGTCCATGCGCGCGTGCCCTATCAGCAGACCGAAGCCTATCGCTTCGGCAATGCCATGGTCGACGACTGGGAGGGCCTTGTGAACGCCTGGCCGCTCGACGAAGGCCTGATCGACTACGTCGACGGCGGCTACGGCGACAGCTCGGACGCCAACATGTTCCATGCCGCCAACGTGATCGCCAATCCGACGCTTCAGATCGGTGGCGTCGAGGTCGATGCGTCAACGATCGACGCCGACCTGCTGGATTCCCTGCATGAGATCGACGGGGTCGAGGCCAACGTGTCGCGCGGCTATCACGCTATCGAGTTCCTCCTGTGGGGACAGGATCTCAACGGTACCGATGCAGGCGCCGGCAATCGCGCGGCCACCGATTACGACACCAGGAACTGTACCAACGGCAACTGCGACCGGCGTGCCGCCTACCTGAAAGCGGCCAGCGATCTCCTGGTGTCCGATCTGGAGGATGCCGTCGCCATGTGGGCCAATGATGGCGATGCGCGCGCCAATGTCATGGACGCCGGCGATGAGGGTGGCCTCGCCATCATCCTCACCGGCATGGGCAGCCTGAGCTACGGCGAGCTCGCGGGCGAGCGCATGCAGCTCGGCCTCCTGCTCCATGATCCCGAGGAAGAGCACGACTGCTTCAGCGACAACACCCATTGGTCGCACTACTACGACATCGTCAGCATTCAGAACGTCTACCTTGGCACCTACACCCGGATCGATGGCAGCGTCGTGTCGGGCACCGGCGTCTCCGACCTCGTGGCCGAGGCCGATGCCGAGGTCGATGCGGCCATGCGCGGCGCATTGAACAGGAGCCTGGCGCGTGCCATGAGCATGGTGACGGTCGCCGAAGCCGGCAAGAGCTACGACCAGATGCTGGCCGAGGGTGACGAAC contains:
- a CDS encoding DUF2927 domain-containing protein; its protein translation is MEKSNEAMQEVAACIGRIVTDERTEALVLIPTNVDRFLMRACSVEALTQVMGPVNDSDEIKPSISNDPSGDPSG
- a CDS encoding peptidase, with the protein product MRLRVLAAAAVAAGFHTTTAQAGDVGDVLATYTDIAHAAYEDSLIRARELDVAIDTLIAAPTDANMARAREAWVHARVPYQQTEAYRFGNAMVDDWEGLVNAWPLDEGLIDYVDGGYGDSSDANMFHAANVIANPTLQIGGVEVDASTIDADLLDSLHEIDGVEANVSRGYHAIEFLLWGQDLNGTDAGAGNRAATDYDTRNCTNGNCDRRAAYLKAASDLLVSDLEDAVAMWANDGDARANVMDAGDEGGLAIILTGMGSLSYGELAGERMQLGLLLHDPEEEHDCFSDNTHWSHYYDIVSIQNVYLGTYTRIDGSVVSGTGVSDLVAEADAEVDAAMRGALNRSLARAMSMVTVAEAGKSYDQMLAEGDEHGNRVIRDVIDALKEQTTQIEVVVATLGLGSLDVEGSDSLDDPNAVFR